The genomic stretch AGGATTTTTCGTTCTTGTATTTCTGATTATGATGACTGTAAAACTCGTTAATAAGAATAAAAAAAAGAAATAATTGTGAAAGTTGGAGAATAGGTGTGTTGTATACCGCTCTGCTTTTTACATTTTACTAAAAAACTATGATTGCAATTTTAAAGAAAGAACTTTGGAGTTACTTTGGAAACTGGAGTGCATGGGTCATTATTGCCGCCTTCAGTTTGATAGGGACTCTTTTCTTGTTCTTTTTCGACAACGATTCCAATATTTTTGAGATCGGGGCAGCTTCGCTGCAGAGCTATTTTGTGTTGGTACCATGGCTTTTAATGTTCATTATTCCGGCACTTTCCATGAAAACGTTTGCAGAAGAACAACAAACAGGAACGTTGAACTGGCTGTTTTCACAACCTTTAAAAGTTTCAGAACTGGTAACAGGAAAATTCTTGTCAGTATGGATTGTTGGGGTTTTATGTTTGATTCCATCAGTGGTTTATCTTTACACGGTATATGTTCTTGGAGTTCCGCAAGGGAATATTGATTTGGGGATGACCTTCGGAAGCTATATTGGACTGATTATTTTAATCGCTGCCTTTTCAGGAATTGGAATTTTAGCCTCATCATTATCACAGAATCAGATCATGGCTTATCTGTTGGGTGTTTTCATGTGCTTTATCATGTATTTTGGAATCGAACAGCTGGCAAGCTATAAATTATTAGGTGGAGCAGATTTTATCCTTCAGAACATAGGTTTTTATCAACATTTCCTTGGGTTTACAAGAGGTCTTATCGATCTGAAAGATGTTGCTTATTTTATTCTGGTCATCAGTGCGTCATTAGTATTGTCTAATCATTTTATTAACAAAAAGAAGTAGAGTATGAAGAAGATCAATGCTAAATCCCCATTGGGAGTTTTCTTAATTGCGATTATCCCTTTGGTTATTATTCTTACTTATTCAGGAATAAGATTTGACTTAACAAAAGAAAAAAGATATACCCTTTCCGAGAGTACCATTAAAGTATTGGAATCTGTTAAAAAACCTCTGATGGTAGAGGTTTACCTTGAAGGTGATTTTCCGGCAAGCTTTAAGCAGCTTCAGGGAGAAACAAAGTTCATGCTGGAGGAATTCAGAAAAATTAATCCAAAGATTGATTTCAAATTTATTGATCCCTTAAGACCCAAAATCCCGGAAGACAGCTTAGCAGCCATGGGAATGCAGGCTTCATATCTGCCGGATTCTAAGGATGGAAAATTCACTCAGATCACCATTTATCCGTATGCCGTATTAAGATATGACAAAACAGGATTTTCTCTTCCTTTAATTGTACAGCAGACAGGAATAGACGCAGATCAGCAGCTTACAAGATCTATTGAAGGGTTGGAATACAATCTGGTTTCAAATATCAAAAATATTACGACGGATAAAAGAAAAAAAGTAGGAGTGCTGATCAATCAGGATGAATTAAGTCCGGATGAGTTTCAGGGATTTATGCAGCTGGCATTGGAAAATTACGATGCAGGGCCTATTATTCCTAAAAATCAGGTCGAACTTAGTCTTGAAGACGTGCCTTTATTGAAGCAGATGAGTGCTTTAGTCATTGCCAAACCTAGAAAAGCTTTTACAGATAATGAAAAAGTAATTCTTGACCAGTATATTATGAATGGTGGGAAAACGCTTTGGATGATTGATGCTGTAAATGCCGAAATGGATACGCTGACAAGATCCAAAAAGGTAATGCCTTTTCCGGTTGATATCAATATGACCGATTTCTTTTTCAATTATGGATTAAGAATCAATAATGCGCTGGTAAAGGATGTGAAGAAATATGCGCTGTTGAAGCTGGTAACCGGAGAGGTAAGTGGAAATCCCCAGTTTACAAGCCTGCCTTGGCCATATTTTCCTCTTGGAATTGCTGAAAATAATAACCCGGTTACTAAAAATATTAATCCTGTAAAATTTGAATTCCCAACTTCAATTGATACCTTGGGCGGAAGAAAGAATATTAAAACAAAAGTTCTTTTTGAATCCAGTGAAAGAACATTGCTGAAACAGGTTCCAAATTATGTTGATCTGAAGGAAATTGCAACGGTAGACAGTCTTGGACAAATGGAAAAACCAAGTACACCAAAGATCTTCGCCGTAGCATTGGAAGGAAAATTTAATTCTGCATACGCTTCAAGGATTGAAAGAAAATCTTATCCCGGTTTTAAAGCTGCAAGCCCTGAAAACAAAATGATCGTGATTGCAGACGGAGATATAGGACGAAATAAAGTGATCAAGGGAAAACCACTTCCACTAGGAGTAGACATGCTGACGAACGAGCAGTTCGGAAATGAACAGTTCCTGAGAAATGCCTTGGATTATCTGTTAGATGATAGTAATCTGATGGAACTAAGAAACAGAAACATCGAAGAAAGACTTCTTGACAGACACAGAATTGAAGAAGAGAAAACAAATTGGCAATGGCTGAATTTACTGCTTCCATTGATCGTTATTGGTCTTATCGGAGGATTATTCTTCTGGCTGAGAAAGAAGAAATTCGGATAACATAAAAGAGAAGCGTTTTGCTTCTCTTTTTTATTTAGGGTTTTATTTTTACAATTTTATTATCTCTGATAATGACAATCTCACTATTACTTTTTCTCTTGAAATCAAGCATTTTTTCATAAGCTTTTTCAAGTCCTTCCAAAATTTTTATTTTTCTTTCAGCTCTATCTTGTTTTGTCATAATAATTTTTTATTTCATTGAATTTTTCATTGTAGTAAATAATAATGTCTTCATTTTGAATCATACCTTTTGTTACACTATGATTGTGAAATAATGAGAAAAGTTAGGAAAATTTTTAGTCTTATTATCAAAATTAGGTGAAAATACCAGAGATTAAAAATTGGTATTTATACGCTATAAATACCTTCTGATTCTATCTAATTTTGATATGCAGAACTAAAAAATGATCACTTTCTAGCAATTTCAAACTAAATCATCATATCATGCCAACAAAACAACACAACAGATTTCTTCTCCAGATGATGGAGGGAGTGAGTAATTTAAGAATCGTCATTACAGATCATAGCATCTCATCAGGGCAGCCCTGGGAAAATACACCGGATATTATTCAGAAATCCGGAAATACCTGGGAAATTGATGTTCAGGCCGGAAGACACGGTACCGACACGGTTGCGCAATGGTTTAAAGGTAAAATATCTGGCGGTGACGCCATAGGTTGCAGCTCCAATGATGCTTTGCCGGGTAAGCTTAACTTTGCTTTTACCTGCATCTTATCTTTCGATTATCAGAACAGACATTGTGAGCTGCGTGATATCCAGATCGGGCAGGGACACAATTCAAAATCGGAAAATAATTGGTGGATTGGAAGCAAAAATATTAAAAAGATTTCAGGAACTTATATTTTAAAAACAGATTCGAATACCCATTTTAACTGCAATGTCTCAGTATCAGGAGTTAATCAGTTTTATCTTAAACTAAACGGTTCCGATTGGATGGGTAAGGTGGATCAAAATATTTCTCTGAAAGCATTAAGTATCCCGGGAACACACGATTCAGGTACCTATAAAATTTCATCAGCAGCATTTGGAGCAAGGTGTCAGAATTATGATATTAAACAACAGTTGGAAAACGGAGTTCGTTTTCTGGATATCAGACTTGTAAATTCATCCAATTCTTCAGATCCCTTAGAGCTTTACCACGGCATAATTTCCTGTGACGTAACCTTCGGAAACGTACTGGATGCCTGCCAGACGTTTTTAAGAGATCATCCGGCGGAAACCGTTTTAATGTCGGTAAACAATGAGAAAAGCGGGCAGGATATTTCCGAAAACTTTATTAAATATCTTAAAAAGTACAGTACCCTTTACTTTCAGGGAAATACCATTCCCAATTTAAATGAAACCAAGGGGAAAATCCTGTTTTTATACAGGTTTGAGCTGAATGCAGGAAGCTCAGGAATAGATAAAAACAAAGTAGGAGTGAGGTTTGGAACATGGCAGGATAACACCACTTTTGAAACAACCAATGCCAACGGGCAGAAATTCTATATTGAGGACAACTACGAAAGCTATGATACCCACAAAAAAGTAAAATACGTACAGGAAAATCTGGAACGGGCTATGCAGAAAAATGCTGATAATGATGCTGTTCTGTATGTGAGCTTCAATAGTATTGCTTTTGGAGTAGGACACCATACTCCTTATCAGTATGCCTGGGGCGGCTTAGGCGTAGATCCGGCAATGAATCCTTGGCTAAAACAATACACACAATACTCCGGGAAAAAACGATTGGGAATAATCCCTTTGGACTTTTATAACAATGGTGGTGGAAACCCGATTGAAAATGGCTTGGTAGACAATATTATCCAATCCAATCATTGATTTTTTAACCACAAATCGAAGATTACCTCCTGTTAGTCGATGAATGTTATTTCGACGAAGTCAAAAGCCACAAAAGTTTTTTTATAACACTTTAGTTCACTTAAGAGAGTTTAGAAACTGCTGCATAAGAAGTACAATAAAGATGAAAATCAAAGATTTTCATAAAGCTGAAGTGCTCTTTTCAGCAGTATGAATCATAACTTATATTTTACTTAAGTGTTATGAAACTTTTGTGACTTAATTTTCTTATACCATATTTGTTATAGAAACAGATGAAAAATCATAGATATCGTAAAACTTAAGTGCTCTTTTCAACAGTATGAATCATAACTTATATTTTACTTAAGTGTTATGAAACTTTTGTGACTTTTGTGGTTTAATTTTCTTATACCATATTTGTTATAGAAACAGATGAAAAATCATAGATATCGTAAAACTTAAGTGCTCTTTTCAACAGTATGAATCATAAACTTATATTTTACTTAAGTGTTATGAAACTTTTGTGACTTTTGTGGTTTAATTTTCTTATACCATATTTGTTATAGAAACAGATGAAAAATCATAGATATCGTAAATCTTAAGTGCTCTTTTCAACAGTATGAATCATAACTTATATTTTACTTAAGTGTTATAAAACTTTGATGTCTTTTGTGGTTTAATTTTCTTATACCATATTTGTTATAGAAACAGATGAAAAATCATAGATATCGTAAAACTTAAGTGCTCTTTTCAACAGTATGAATCATAACTTATATTTTACTTAAGTGTTATGAAACTTTTGTGACTTTTGTGGTTTAATTTTCTTATACCATATTTGTTATAGAAACAGATGAAAAATCATAGATATCGTAAAACTTAAGTGCTCTTTTCAACAGTATGAATCATAACTTATATTTTACTTAAGTGTTATGAAACTTTGGTGACTTAATTTTCTTATACCATATTTGTTATAGAAACAGATGAAAAATCATAGATATCGTAAAACTTAAGTGCTCTTTTCAACAGTATGAATCATAACTTATATTTTACTTAAGTGTTATAAAACTTTGGTGTCTTTTGTGATTATATAAAAAAGAGAAGCTTGCGGCTTCTCTTTTTGGGTATACTTGTTTTTATTCCTTGATAAATTTAGAACTTAAATCTCCGATTTTATAAATGTAAAGACCATTCGTCAGGTTTTGTACATTCAAAGTGATAACATCATCATGGTTTGAAAAAGACTGGTTAATCACTAACTTTCCTGTTATATCAAAAACTTCTACTTTATTAGCGCTGTTTTGAGGGTTAGTGATCTTTAATGTAGTCTTTGCAGGAATGGGAAAAGCCGCTAATTTATTCTTTACAGTCATAATCTCTTTATTAGCAAGAGTATTAGTAGGTAATGAATAAACTTCTGTTTGTTGAGTCGTCTCATTGAGCAGCTTGATCTTATTGGTGTTATCTATAGGATCATGATAGATTTTGGTATATTCAAATCTATAAGTTCCTGGGAAATCTTTGATGATAACCCCATCTTCGTCAATAATTCTTAGCTTAGAATCTTGGGTACCACTCTTACGGAAATACACAATAAATTCCAGCTTGTCATTGGTGTTGAATATGTTTTTAGAAACCTGATAGTCTGCCTCAGCATAAAAAGTCATCCATTCATAACCAGCAGGCATGGTGATATTGAGTGTCTTGGTGTAAGTATAGTTTTGTCCGTAGATTTTAATGGTAGGCTCATCTATTACCTGTGTGCAATATAGCAATTGATTATCACTAATGTATACAGCAGCATCTTCATTAATGGGGAAAGTATGTACTAAGTTTATTTGTCCTAAAGCAAATCCTGTCGCTAATACAGCGATAGAAAGTAAGAATTTTTTCATGGTTAAAAGTTTTATAAAATAGTTGAAATTAATTTGTTTTGAGCTCTTTATAGTAGCTGTGTGTTTTTTATTCTGGTTTTGCAAAAGTAGTAAAAGAATTAGAATTTATCCTGTGTGAGTAGAGGCAATATGAAGTTAAATAAAATATTAAGCAGCTAAAAAAAAGAGAAGCAAAATGCTTCTCTTTTTATTCTTCTAAGTTTTTTACTTTCTATTATTGATTTTCCAATACAGGAATAAGATGTGCCCAATTCAGCTGTTTTGCATAATCCAGTGCCGTTTTACCAACTTTAGATTGAATGTTTCTATCTGCTCCTGCTTCCAGTGCAGCCTTTACTGTGGTTAAATTTCCGGCAATAGTTTCTCTGTGAAGAAGAGTTTGGCCATTGTCGTCAATCAGTTTAATTTCATCCGGATATTCCTGTAAGAATTTAGCAAAATCGTCTTTCATATTTCTGCTCATAGGATGCTCAGTAAGGTTTTCAGGTTCTTCCTTTTGATGATTAACAAGCAAAATGTCATTGAAATCTCCGAAATCCAGCTGCCAGGCATTATCGTGATCCTTTCTTTCTGAAGCAGACATATCTGAACGCATTTTTTGGATGGTAAATCCACCATAAGTCTTCGGAAGAGGATCAGCAGATGAAGAGAATAGTTTTGAAAGACCTTTAGGCTTCTTTACACTTGGAGTAATGGCAAAAAGCCAGTCGCTGATTTCGTTAAGAGGAATATCAATAAAATCTCCAACCTGTACATTTCTTAATGTATTGGGTTCATTAATCAGATATCCGGTTACACGGTCACCATCAAAACCAATATCATTGATCCACATGTGCTCAACATTGGTTTCTCCTGTTTCAGTTTCTTCCGAAAACATAGCTTTTACACATGATACATTAAGTCCTGGGATAATTCTTCTGTATTCCCAGGATTGTTCACGCCAAAAATATTTAAAAGTTTCTTGTGCTTTCCTGTATGCTTCAATCATTTGCGGATCATCGCCATCCGCCCAAAATATAGGATTCTCTTCCATGTAATAAATTGTAATTAGATGTATTTTTAGCTTTGATAGGCCTCTTTCGGAAGTAATGCAGCTGTTTTGTAATAGCTTATATCTTCCTGAAATTGTTTCTGTAGTTCATGAAATGTTTCAAAATCATAATGAGTCCAGTTCTGCTCATTGTCAGGATCTGAAGTTTTATCAATAGCCAGTTCCAGTTTTCCGTCTTCCTGATAGCTGCACTCTATAGCTGCATATTTTTCTCCATTTTCATCCGTCGTATACCAGCATTTTACCGTTCTTTCAAGCTGGGGTTTCTGGGTTTTATTGTCCATAACCTGTGAACATATAAAATTTTCAGGGTCATTAGTGGTAAAAACAGTTTTGGAGATGAGCGGTTTATCGTCTACAGACAGTGAATATAGTTTATTGGTGGTAATAATAAATCCGTCGGTAGTCTCTTTTTTTTCAATATCAAAAAAATCAGATTTTTCCTTCAGATATTCCAGCACTTCATCCTCATTGTCCACTTCATTTAAAAAATAATTGATATTATATATACTTTCTTCGTTAATGAATTCAATTTCTTTTAGTATATCGGAATCATTTTCATAGTAATACAGATGATACTCATCTAGTTGGGTAGCTTTGCTTTTGGAGATGACTTCTCCAAAAATGTTTTTGTACACTTTTCTCATTGTTAATCATGTTTAGTTTCATCTATTAGTTTAAGTGGTATGAGCAAAGATAGTTTTCTTTTTTATCTTTGCCTAAAGTGTAAAACGGTATTTATTTCGTAATTATTTTATATGTCCTTTATAAAATCCTCATATTCGTAATAAAATCTTTCGAATCCATCCATTTTTTCAACAAAGAATTCAAAAATTTCCTGCCATGTTTTTCTGTTGAAGACTGAAACACCGTGTTTTTCCACCCAAATCCTGCTGATGATTTTTCCGTTTTCCAAGGTAAAATATTCCTCTTTCTGAAAATCTCCTATAAAATCTTTTAAAATATCTTCCAAGGACCATATTTTTTCATAATAAGCATTACGAAAAATTTCATCCTTCATTTCGATATCAAGGGAAACCTCTGCTTTTTTGTTGTCTGCAGAGAATTTAAATGACATATCCTTGATCTTAGTATCATACAGAATCCATTTTCTTGGAAAAGATTTCCCAAAAGCTGTCCAAAATTCCTTTTTGAGTTGTTGTGCTTCTTGTTTACTGAACATAAGGCAAACATAATGATTTAATAGGAAAAAGGCAAAATCGAGGAACAACAAAAAGATAAAAAACAAAGCTAGTAATGAGCTATTTTGCAATTTTAGCTTTTCGATTAAACATATTAAACAATTTTCTTATTTTTGCTGTGATGCTATCAAAAAAATCTCAATATGCGTTTAAGGCACTTTCATATCTTGTAGAAAGAAGAAATGAAGGTCCGGTTCTTATTTCCGAAATCGCGGAACATAAAAAGATCCCTTTAAAGTTTTTAGAAAATATTCTGCTTGAACTGAAAAAAGCAGAAATCCTTGACAGTAAGAAAGGTAAAGGAGGAGGATATTTCTTAAGAGAAAATCCTGAAAACGTGAAGCTCGCCAAAATTATTCGTCTTGTAAATGGTCCCATTGCCATGCTTCCATGTGTAAGTCTGAACTTCTATGAAAAATGTGAAGACTGCAACGAAGATCATTGTGGGCTACATGATGTACTGATAGAGGTTAGAGATGCCTCACTGAATATTCTTGAGAAAAAAACTTTAATGGATTTGGTCGACTGACCTGATCCTTTTTTTTGAAATAATAGTCTACTTGTTTTGTAGGATAATATTTTTATTGGATATTTGCATGACTTCAAAAGAATAAATTATGATTCCAAAAGAAGAGGCAGATATCATGAACCCATGGAGGGCAGAGTTGTTGAATAAACTTACAATTGCAATACTATGGTGATTACACGAAAGATTCAGATAAGACTTAACGTATTACTTGTAACGGTTGTTTTGCTATCAATAGTTGTTTTTTCCCTTTATGAAATGGGCTATTTTGATGAGTTGCAACAGATTCTGGCAAAGGATCATTATATTTTTTACTGGATGCTTCTGGTAGGTGTTTTTGCAGAAATTGTAGCGGGATCAATGGGAATGGGCTATGGTGTGATCTGTACTACCACATTGATGTTGCTGAATATTCCTCCACATATTGTAAGCGCAAGTATTCACTCCGCAGAAAGCTTTACCACGGCAGCAGGAAGTGTAAGCCATATTAAGCTTAAGAATGTAAGTAAAAGTCTGGTAAAGAAACTAGCTATTCCTGCGGTCATTGGAGCAATTATCGGAGCTGTAAGCCTAACTTATCTGGGGGAATACTACGCCAAAATTACCAAAACAATTATCGCATTCTATACTTTATACCTTGGATTTCAGATTTTATCAAATGCATTTAAAGATAAACAGAATAAAGCACTGAAAAGGAAAACGAATTTAACAAGATTAGGAGTGATCGGTGGATTCATAGATTCTTTTGCCGGAGGAGGCTGGGGACCTTTGGTAACGGGAACGCTTATTAAAAATGCTTTTACCCCAAGATTTGCTGTGGGAAGTTCAACCGTTGCCAAGTTTATCCTGACCATTACAGCTGCTGTTACCTTTTTCTTTACCCTTGGAATTCAGCATTGGAATATTATTCTGGGGCTTTTGATTGGTGGAATCATCACCGCGCCTTTCTCTGCTATGCTTACTGCCAAGCTTCCAGTAAAGAAAATGTTTCTGATCATTGGCACTTTGGTGATTGTGATGAGTTCTATAACTATTTATAAATCAGTGTTCAGTTGAAAAATATGCCGACAGGAGTAAAAATAAATGGATCAAAAATAAATTTGACTTTGAAAATATTTTACTTTTACATCAATAAATATTAGAATATGAACTTACATATCATTGCACTTTTTAAGTTTAATGAAAATTATCTGATGGAAGCAGTAGAGCTTTTTCAAAATCTGGTAAAGGAAACAAGAAAAGAAGAAGGATGCCTACAGTACGACCTTGTTGAAGATAAAGACAATAAAGGGACATTTTTCCTGATCGAACTTTGGGAAAGTGTAGATCATCACAATAGGCACAACGGACAGGATCACTTGCTGGACTTCCGTAAAGATGCTGCCAAAATCATGGAAAGCGGAGTGGAGGTTTATAAAGGATTTAAAATATATTAAATACTCTCAATTTTGAGTAGGGTAGTTCTAAGTAAAGGTTGAAAATTATCTTTGTCTTTTCATTACTGATTGTTATTCAACCCTATCGAAACTGTAGTTTCTGATCTTAACTTAGATGGTATAATACGATAAAAGGCGGCCTCAGGATTCTGAAGACCGCCTTTTTATTAGAAAAAATAGAAAGTATTTGAGTAAAATATTATTTCACAATAAGTTTCTTCGTTTCCGAAGTTCCTCCAAAGTTAATCTTTACAAGATAATTTCCTGAAGGAAGATGAGACAGGTTCAGATCTTGTCTGTAGAATCCTGCCTGATTGGTTAATTCAGCAGCATGTACCTTTTTTCCGGTAAGGTCGTATACTTCTACACTCCCTTTA from Chryseobacterium indologenes encodes the following:
- a CDS encoding putative quinol monooxygenase, encoding MNLHIIALFKFNENYLMEAVELFQNLVKETRKEEGCLQYDLVEDKDNKGTFFLIELWESVDHHNRHNGQDHLLDFRKDAAKIMESGVEVYKGFKIY
- a CDS encoding sulfite exporter TauE/SafE family protein, producing MVITRKIQIRLNVLLVTVVLLSIVVFSLYEMGYFDELQQILAKDHYIFYWMLLVGVFAEIVAGSMGMGYGVICTTTLMLLNIPPHIVSASIHSAESFTTAAGSVSHIKLKNVSKSLVKKLAIPAVIGAIIGAVSLTYLGEYYAKITKTIIAFYTLYLGFQILSNAFKDKQNKALKRKTNLTRLGVIGGFIDSFAGGGWGPLVTGTLIKNAFTPRFAVGSSTVAKFILTITAAVTFFFTLGIQHWNIILGLLIGGIITAPFSAMLTAKLPVKKMFLIIGTLVIVMSSITIYKSVFS
- a CDS encoding phosphatidylinositol-specific phospholipase C yields the protein MPTKQHNRFLLQMMEGVSNLRIVITDHSISSGQPWENTPDIIQKSGNTWEIDVQAGRHGTDTVAQWFKGKISGGDAIGCSSNDALPGKLNFAFTCILSFDYQNRHCELRDIQIGQGHNSKSENNWWIGSKNIKKISGTYILKTDSNTHFNCNVSVSGVNQFYLKLNGSDWMGKVDQNISLKALSIPGTHDSGTYKISSAAFGARCQNYDIKQQLENGVRFLDIRLVNSSNSSDPLELYHGIISCDVTFGNVLDACQTFLRDHPAETVLMSVNNEKSGQDISENFIKYLKKYSTLYFQGNTIPNLNETKGKILFLYRFELNAGSSGIDKNKVGVRFGTWQDNTTFETTNANGQKFYIEDNYESYDTHKKVKYVQENLERAMQKNADNDAVLYVSFNSIAFGVGHHTPYQYAWGGLGVDPAMNPWLKQYTQYSGKKRLGIIPLDFYNNGGGNPIENGLVDNIIQSNH
- a CDS encoding RrF2 family transcriptional regulator, with amino-acid sequence MLSKKSQYAFKALSYLVERRNEGPVLISEIAEHKKIPLKFLENILLELKKAEILDSKKGKGGGYFLRENPENVKLAKIIRLVNGPIAMLPCVSLNFYEKCEDCNEDHCGLHDVLIEVRDASLNILEKKTLMDLVD
- a CDS encoding T9SS type A sorting domain-containing protein, with amino-acid sequence MKKFLLSIAVLATGFALGQINLVHTFPINEDAAVYISDNQLLYCTQVIDEPTIKIYGQNYTYTKTLNITMPAGYEWMTFYAEADYQVSKNIFNTNDKLEFIVYFRKSGTQDSKLRIIDEDGVIIKDFPGTYRFEYTKIYHDPIDNTNKIKLLNETTQQTEVYSLPTNTLANKEIMTVKNKLAAFPIPAKTTLKITNPQNSANKVEVFDITGKLVINQSFSNHDDVITLNVQNLTNGLYIYKIGDLSSKFIKE
- a CDS encoding ABC transporter permease, which codes for MIAILKKELWSYFGNWSAWVIIAAFSLIGTLFLFFFDNDSNIFEIGAASLQSYFVLVPWLLMFIIPALSMKTFAEEQQTGTLNWLFSQPLKVSELVTGKFLSVWIVGVLCLIPSVVYLYTVYVLGVPQGNIDLGMTFGSYIGLIILIAAFSGIGILASSLSQNQIMAYLLGVFMCFIMYFGIEQLASYKLLGGADFILQNIGFYQHFLGFTRGLIDLKDVAYFILVISASLVLSNHFINKKK
- the gldG gene encoding gliding motility-associated ABC transporter substrate-binding protein GldG, with product MKKINAKSPLGVFLIAIIPLVIILTYSGIRFDLTKEKRYTLSESTIKVLESVKKPLMVEVYLEGDFPASFKQLQGETKFMLEEFRKINPKIDFKFIDPLRPKIPEDSLAAMGMQASYLPDSKDGKFTQITIYPYAVLRYDKTGFSLPLIVQQTGIDADQQLTRSIEGLEYNLVSNIKNITTDKRKKVGVLINQDELSPDEFQGFMQLALENYDAGPIIPKNQVELSLEDVPLLKQMSALVIAKPRKAFTDNEKVILDQYIMNGGKTLWMIDAVNAEMDTLTRSKKVMPFPVDINMTDFFFNYGLRINNALVKDVKKYALLKLVTGEVSGNPQFTSLPWPYFPLGIAENNNPVTKNINPVKFEFPTSIDTLGGRKNIKTKVLFESSERTLLKQVPNYVDLKEIATVDSLGQMEKPSTPKIFAVALEGKFNSAYASRIERKSYPGFKAASPENKMIVIADGDIGRNKVIKGKPLPLGVDMLTNEQFGNEQFLRNALDYLLDDSNLMELRNRNIEERLLDRHRIEEEKTNWQWLNLLLPLIVIGLIGGLFFWLRKKKFG
- a CDS encoding DUF2314 domain-containing protein; protein product: MEENPIFWADGDDPQMIEAYRKAQETFKYFWREQSWEYRRIIPGLNVSCVKAMFSEETETGETNVEHMWINDIGFDGDRVTGYLINEPNTLRNVQVGDFIDIPLNEISDWLFAITPSVKKPKGLSKLFSSSADPLPKTYGGFTIQKMRSDMSASERKDHDNAWQLDFGDFNDILLVNHQKEEPENLTEHPMSRNMKDDFAKFLQEYPDEIKLIDDNGQTLLHRETIAGNLTTVKAALEAGADRNIQSKVGKTALDYAKQLNWAHLIPVLENQ
- a CDS encoding DUF4268 domain-containing protein, which encodes MFSKQEAQQLKKEFWTAFGKSFPRKWILYDTKIKDMSFKFSADNKKAEVSLDIEMKDEIFRNAYYEKIWSLEDILKDFIGDFQKEEYFTLENGKIISRIWVEKHGVSVFNRKTWQEIFEFFVEKMDGFERFYYEYEDFIKDI